In Metopolophium dirhodum isolate CAU chromosome 7, ASM1992520v1, whole genome shotgun sequence, one genomic interval encodes:
- the LOC132949237 gene encoding ring canal kelch homolog → MQNTKQIPEPSKWEPKKYEYSKSSYAEIFKVLQSLRKDEFFCDIKLETDDGTIIYGHKVVLASACQYFYAMFTNFEEKNQDLVVMRQLDSSALQLLVDFMYSGEILVTEKNVQVLLPASNLLQFQEVKDACCDFLQAQLCPTNCIGINMLADLHSCTELLTSSELYIHQHFSEVVEGVEFLSLSSEQLVKFISSDEIKVPSEEKVFECVIQWVKHDLGSRKCILPQLMGHVRLPLTSKNYILKNVIKEPLLNDCLTCKDYVIEALHFHLLNNSDELIPFTQISRIKPRKDSGFHKVIFVVGGIGSTANSSTEWYDPKINRWQIGPKMITPRRGVGLAVVKNNSVFAVGGFHYNSLHCSVDLLDLSSESPCWKPTVDMSVERGLLGVGVINNCVYAVGGFDGESCLNSVEVFDCVTQKWRMVSSMSTRRSSVGIGVLNNLLYAVGGYDSEQRLNCVECYHPSLDKWTPVAKMSVCRSAVGVGVLDGVVYAVGGYDGSKVHSSVEAYRPSTGDWTYIADMHLCRQNAGVVAFDGLLYVVGGSDGTSTLDSVEFYNPDTNTWTMVTASMNTARTFLGAVAINKPQHFKT, encoded by the exons aTGCAAAATACAAAGCAAATACCAGAACCCAGTAAATGGGAACCAAAAAAGTACGAATATAGTAAATCGTCTTATGCGGAGATATTCAAAGTGTTACAATCATTACGCAA agacgagtttttttgtgatattaaaCTAGAAACAGATGATGGAACAATTATATACGGCCATAAAGTTGTTTTAGCATCGGCTTGTCAATATTTCTATgcaatgttcacaaattttgAAGAAAAGAATCAAGATCTCGTTGTGATGAGACAATTAGATTCGTCTGCATTACAGCTCTTAGTAGACTTTATGTACTCAGGAGAAATCCTGGTcactgaaaaaaatgtacag GTTTTGTTACCAGCTTCAAATCTCTTGCAGTTTCAAGAAGTGAAAGATGCTTGCTGTGATTTTTTACAGGCACAACTGTGCCCTACAAACTGTATTGGTATAAATATGTTAGCTGATTTACATAGCTGTACGGAATTGTTAACAAGTTCAGAATTATATATTCATCAACACTTttc AGAAGTGGTTGAAGGAGTCGAATTCCTATCTCTATCATCCGAACAATTAGTAAAATTTATCTCTAGTGATGAAATTAAAGTTCCATCTGAAGAAAAA GTATTTGAATGTGTTATTCAATGGGTAAAACATGATTTGGGTTccagaaaatgtattttaccccAATTAATGGGACACGTACGGTTACCATTAACatcgaaaaattatatattgaaaaatgtaattaaggAACCTCTTCTTAATGATTGTCTTAcat gtaaAGATTACGTAATTGaggcattacattttcatttacttAATAATTCAGATGAGCTGATCCCTTTTACACAAATCAGCCGGATTAAACCTAGAAAGGATAGTGGTTTTCATAAA GTAATTTTTGTTGTCGGCGGAATTGGGAGTACAGCAAATAGTAGTACAGAATGGTATGACCCAAAAATCAACCGATGGCAAATTGGACCAAAAATGATTACACCCCGTCGTGGTGTTGGTCTAGctgtagtaaaaaataattccgTGTTTGCAGTGGGCGGTTTTCATTACAATTCACTTCATTGTTCTGTTGACTTGCTAGATTTATCTTCAGAATCACCTTGTTGGAAACCAACTGTTGATATGTCAGTTGAACGAGGACTTTTAGGTGtaggtgtaataaataattgtgtatatgCC gTTGGCGGTTTTGATGGTGAGAGTTGTTTAAATAGTGTAGAAGTTTTCGACTGCGTTACTCAAAAATGGCGTATGGTATCCAGTATGTCTACTAGAAGAAGTAGTGTTGGTATTGGAGTACTGAACAATCTTTTATATGcg GTAGGAGGTTATGATTCAGAGCAGAGATTAAACTGTGTTGAATGTTATCATCCCAGTCTTGATAAATGGACACCTGTTGCAAAAATGTCTGTATGTCGCAGTGCTGTGGGAGTAGGAGTTTTAGATGGTGTAGTGTATGCTGTGGGTGGTTATGATGGATCAAAAGTTCATAGTAGTGTTGAAGCATACAGACCAAGTACTGGAGATTGGACTTATATTGCAGACATGCATCTGTGTAGACAAAATGcag gAGTAGTTGCATTTGATGGTTTATTGTATGTCGTCGGTGGTAGTGACGGAACTTCTACTTTAGATTCTGTAGAATTTTACAACCCCGACACCAATACCTGGACCATGGTCACGGCGTCAATGAATACTGCACGAACTTTTTTAGGAGCAGTAGCCATTAATAAGCCACAACAtttcaaaacttaa